CCCTATTTGTAACGGTTTTATTTATTCCACCAATACTAAAATAATTAGTGTTAATTTCTTTTAATAAAGTCAGCACTTCCTCATGGTACTCTTTCGAATCCTGATTTAAAAAATTTGGTAATTCATGAGTTGTACGTACAAGATTATCATCAACTTCTATTAACGATTGAACTACCTCTTCCCCATAATACTGTTCAAGATAACTGTAGACCTCTCGATCCAACTGTTCATACAGGTTATACCTTTCTCTCCCAATGTTAAATCCTTTAACTAATGCTGAAGCTTCTTTATAGTTCCCATCTTGAAGGTAAGGGACCATTGTTTTGATGAGTTGACCATTACCATAAAGTTTTTCCGTCCATAGATAATATTCATTTTCCCATTCATGCTCACGATCTCCATTATCCTGAAAACTTGTTTGATCATGTTCTGATTGACACGAGATAAGAAGTAACGATATAACAACAAAAAATGCGACTTTTATTATTCCCATACTTCGTCTCCTTTGTCAGCTATTTGTTGAAGATCGTATACGAACGTTATAGTATGACACCAGAAAAATCACCTTTTAGCACTTCTTTTTCAAATTGGTTATTACAAGAAAAGGACGCAACAATAGCTGTCCTGTTTTTGTCATCTTCTTCGTATGTTTCAATTTTAACCTCACAAATGATTTTATCCCCCGTATACACAGGTCTTAAAAACGCAAAATTCATACTCCGAGCCATTACGTTATGATCTCCCCTTTAGCTGTACGCCCTCATTATAATCTGAATTTTAAAGTAATTACAAGCAACCTTTAGCTATCTTGAGTAGTTCTTGAGCTGTGTCCTCGATAAGACTTTATTACCTCCTTTTTGAGCTTTTCTCTCTCTAAACGAATCATAAGAATCTCCCCCTCTTTCATTTTGTTTATCTATTAGACAGTTTTAATGAACATTTGTCTTAAATAAAAAACGAGGAGAAACAAAGTTATTTGCAAAACTATTTCCTTGAGTTGCTCTAAAAGAGATATTTCATTAACGGGGAATCACCTCGCAAATTGATACACATGTCCATATGGCGAAATTTAAAAAGTTAGGACTTATTGGTTTATATTTATCTAGTAAAATTGTAGAATAAAGGAAGTGACAAATACAATTATTGGAAGGGAGTGCTCACCTTGGATCAAAAGTGCGTAGGTTATACTTTGTTTGAATCTGTACCGTTTGGAAAGGAAATGTTAACAAGTCGGCTAGTGATGGCCCCAATGACAAGAATTTTTTCACCAGGAGGAGTCCCAGGGGAAAATGTTTCTCAATATTACCGCAAACGCGCAGAGAATGGTATTGGACTTATCATAACAGAAGGGACAGCCATCAACCACCCAGCGGCTGTACATAGCCCTGATATTCCTCGTTTTTATGGAGAGGACGCCTTAAATGGCTGGTCCAATGTAGTTCGGGAAGTCCACGAAGCAGGTGGCAAAATTATTCCGCAATTATGGCATGTAGGTGCAGCAAGAAAAGCAGGCAGTGAACCAAATATTGAAGCACCACCTATCAGTCCGTCTGGATATACTTTAAAAGGCAAAAGAAATGAAAAAATTAAGGCTTTAACGAAAGAAGAAGTAGCTGAAATGGTTAATGCATATGCCGAAGCTGCAGCAAATGCAAAGCGTATCGGTTTTGACGGAATTGAATTGCATGGAGCGCATGGATACTTAATTGATCAATTTTTTTGGGAAGTAACGAACAAGCGTAATGATGAGTATGGTGGAGATCTAGGGGAGCGAACAAAATTTGCTACAGACATCGTTCGTGCATGCCGGAAAGCTGTAGGGTCGGACTTTCCGATTGTTTTCCGGTTTTCCCAATGGAAAGGGACGGATTATGAAGCGAAGTTAGCTCATAATTCTAATGAGCTTGCCCAATTACTTACCCCGCTGGTTGAAGCTGGCGTAGATATTTTCCACTGCTCTACAAGACGAATATGGGAACCTGAATTTAAAGATGAAGACCCAACCTTAAACTTAGCCGGCTGGACGAAACGAATTACGAAAAAGCCAACGATTGCGGTCGGTTCCGTTGGTATTAACCGCGCATATTTGAGCAACCAGGATAATGCGCAGGTAACCATTGAAGAAAATCTAAAAATTGTCGATGAAAAAATCAAAGCCGGCGAATTTGACTATGTGGCCGTCGGCCGTGCACTGCTAGCTGATCCAGAATGGGCTGCCAAACTCAAAGATGGTCAACTTGATCAAGTGACGCATTATACGAAGGAAGCAGAGAGAAATTTGATTTAATTACTTATAATTCCTTGTGATTTTAGACTCTAATTTCTATTTTAAACATGCCTGAAAGGAGTGCTTTAGTTGAAGAATTGGGATGGTTTCCGCATCTCACTTTTTTCAACAAATGGCTTAATCCAATATAAAAGTACTATAAGAGAATATTATTAGTAGGCGATACCTACACGTGATTTTATATAATCGCTTGATTTTATCTGGCTAAATGTAAATTCTGCTGTATCCTGTACGGAAATTTCAATTCCATCCACAGGCAATAAATCACGCTCCTCCCGGTATTCGCCTAAGCCTTCTCCATCCGGTAAATACGTAGGACAGACAATAGTCCAGTCAAGTGTGGATTGTTTGAGCATGTCGTATACTTTATGATGTTCTTTCGCAGTACGGGTTGACTTACGCTTTGATTCACTTGATTGATAACGTAGTAAATCGGGAGTTGTTCTACTTTGTAGGATACCTGCGGTGCCTATAGTGATAATTCGTTTTATACCTTCATTTTCCATTGCTTCGATAATTAGTGGCATGCTTACTGATAGAGTGGTTGTCCCATCAGTATTTAGTGCACTAATAACTACATCAATCCCATGCATTGCTCGTACAATATCATCTTTATTTAAAACATTCCCTTGAATAATGGTTAAATTTCCATTATTTATTTGAATCTTCTCTGGAGTGCGAACTAATACAGTAACATGATGTCTGTCATGAAGGGCATAAGTTACTATTTGACCTCCAACTCGTCCAGTTGCACCTAAAATTAAAATATTCATAAGAATGAGCCTCCTCTTGCATATACAATATTTTACTATAAAAGTTATTTTATACAGTATCAATAAGAAAATGTTGATATGATGCACCTTTTATCTCTGTTTACATGTACCATAGATAAGTAATTAAGGAGGTATATAATAAAGTATTAAAGTAAAAAAATAATCAAAAACTAGAAGATACTTAAAAGTTGGAACAATGTACACATTGTTCCAACTTTTACTTTGTAGCTTCAGAAATCATAAGACTCCCCATGTCTATATAGATTCACTACCGTAATAGTCTAGATCTTTTTCTATGTAATAACGCTTCACGATTTCTTCTTTCCCATTTAGATAATTCGTGTGCGCTATATTCCTAGCTCTGTACCCTTCTTCTGAGGCATCCTCACCATCCATCATTCGTTCAAAATTCTTTTCAACCTCATCAAGGATTGGATGTGCCCATTTTAAGTCGTCAATGATAAACTCAATATGTTTCTTTTCGATTTCGTTAGCTCATCTTTTCTTGTTTAGCTTTGCAGCTAATCGAGATTTATCTTTTAATGTTTTCTTTACCATTGTCATACACCCCTAACCTTTATAATTTCTCATAAAGGGAAACTGCCAGACTACGGATCATGCTTTCATTAATCGGATCCCCTTCATCGATAACAATCGCATGCCGTTGTTCGTTTTCGATGATACGCATAATATCATTGCCTGTTTGCAGTTGGCGAGCAACATCTTTTGTGACGGTGATGAAATGGATCGTATTACTTTCATGCTCAATGATTACGATAAAGGCAATTTTTTTATCCGTTTGTTTGTCGGTGACCTGCACCGTTCCGACATCCTTATCAAATTCATGGTACTCGATAGCCAATTCCTGCTGATCCTCTAGCTTTTCGATGTGGGACTTGATCGATTTTTCTACCTTTAAACCGTTCAGATTGGTTAAGTTTAAGTTTTTCACGTGAAAGCCCTCCCTAAAAATTAAATGCGATATTAGTATCAATGACCTTTCACTGAAAATTTAGCGTTAAAGATAATACTAGGTTTTGTACTTTCTTCAGTAAGTGGTATAAACGTTCCGTCCCCCACCTGATCAACATGCGTCATCTCAATTTCCTCAGATAAAAATTCTAAATAGATCATCAGCAATGGGTAAATACGTGGCGTTCCCTGGGAAAAAGTTTCACTGGGTGCCCCATGCTTATTGATAAGATTTTCACAAATTTCCTTTGCGTTTAATCCCTTATTGATACCATCAATGATTCGATCATGATAAACAGGACCGAAACTCCGTACCATCTTAGGTAATTGGCTTATCGCAGTGTCTTCCTGTGATACGTTTTCGTCATTGCGGACATGGTCTCCAAACAAACTTAACTGTTCCATCTTTTAACTCCTCCCTCGTATTACAACTATTCCTAATATATGACAAGTTGGCTTAAGTACTTAGAACCAATATACTCACTCCTAACAAAGCAAGCCAAAAACCACTAATCTGTAATTTGCTTAAACGTTCATTAATCAACAACCGAGCAAAAAGTACTGTAAAAAGTGGGGAGTGATCCCGCAAGTGCTACGATTAACATCTATCCAATGTTAACACCAAGTATATAAGTAATTGTAGCAAATGTTTGTAAGAAACCATTGCTAACAATAAATGCCCAGGTATTGTTTTCTACATTTTGCTCTTCTAGCTAGTAATAGTGATCCTACGACTAAAAATGAACTTTTCATTATAAAGAAAACCGTCCACATTCTTTCTGTACTACAGGGATATGAAGAAACACAAAGAAAAGGACTATCAGTATGCCTTCGAAAGTTGCTTGTGCCAACACTTTAGAATTGTTTTTGACGGTTGTTTGTTTAACAGAATCCTTAGGAAGAGTCAACAAACTATGACTTATTATATTTTAAAAGATATTGGAGTGATAGTACAGTTTTTGGGATCAAACGTAACTTCAATTAAACCTTATCTTATGGTCAGCAAATGAATCCACCCCAAGATCTACTTAATTTCGCATCATCTGTAATAGTTAGAAACTCCCTTGAGAAAGCTTAATGATGAGCTCAGCATCTCTTTTGGAGACTCCTTTAAACCGTTTTTCAGCCAGTTTTGAACGATATGAATACTGCTTCACGACAAAAAGGCTTATATATCGTGTATGATAGTCGGGCATGCTACTTTTAGCGCAAGAAAATCATTGCTTCAAACTTCAACTTAATTTTGATATATTTAAATAATACTTAATATTGTTAATAAAAAATAAATGACATAGGAGACTTGATATGGAACATGGTGTAAACCGTTTTAATGAGTACTTAGGTATTAAGGTAGATCATTTGGATAATAGTGGTTGTACCGCTTTTTTGGAGGTGAAAGAAGACTTATATAATAGTTTAGAGGGCGTTCTTCATGGTGGAGTAACATTTACACTTGCAGATGTTGCAATGGGACACGCAGCTTCACCACCAGAAAATGGAATACAACAGTGCGTAACTTCTGAAC
This genomic window from Desertibacillus haloalkaliphilus contains:
- a CDS encoding DUF3895 domain-containing protein is translated as MEQLSLFGDHVRNDENVSQEDTAISQLPKMVRSFGPVYHDRIIDGINKGLNAKEICENLINKHGAPSETFSQGTPRIYPLLMIYLEFLSEEIEMTHVDQVGDGTFIPLTEESTKPSIIFNAKFSVKGH
- a CDS encoding PaaI family thioesterase; amino-acid sequence: MEHGVNRFNEYLGIKVDHLDNSGCTAFLEVKEDLYNSLEGVLHGGVTFTLADVAMGHAASPPENGIQQCVTSELKINYLSPAKGRKLIAESNVIKRGRKLITMEAKIKDEDGKIVAVALGTYARI
- a CDS encoding NAD(P)-dependent oxidoreductase, with protein sequence MNILILGATGRVGGQIVTYALHDRHHVTVLVRTPEKIQINNGNLTIIQGNVLNKDDIVRAMHGIDVVISALNTDGTTTLSVSMPLIIEAMENEGIKRIITIGTAGILQSRTTPDLLRYQSSESKRKSTRTAKEHHKVYDMLKQSTLDWTIVCPTYLPDGEGLGEYREERDLLPVDGIEISVQDTAEFTFSQIKSSDYIKSRVGIAY
- a CDS encoding EamA family transporter codes for the protein MRDHSPLFTVLFARLLINERLSKLQISGFWLALLGVSILVLST
- a CDS encoding NADH:flavin oxidoreductase — encoded protein: MDQKCVGYTLFESVPFGKEMLTSRLVMAPMTRIFSPGGVPGENVSQYYRKRAENGIGLIITEGTAINHPAAVHSPDIPRFYGEDALNGWSNVVREVHEAGGKIIPQLWHVGAARKAGSEPNIEAPPISPSGYTLKGKRNEKIKALTKEEVAEMVNAYAEAAANAKRIGFDGIELHGAHGYLIDQFFWEVTNKRNDEYGGDLGERTKFATDIVRACRKAVGSDFPIVFRFSQWKGTDYEAKLAHNSNELAQLLTPLVEAGVDIFHCSTRRIWEPEFKDEDPTLNLAGWTKRITKKPTIAVGSVGINRAYLSNQDNAQVTIEENLKIVDEKIKAGEFDYVAVGRALLADPEWAAKLKDGQLDQVTHYTKEAERNLI